In Spirobacillus cienkowskii, a genomic segment contains:
- a CDS encoding lytic transglycosylase domain-containing protein, translating into MFSKDLQFNFSTIIHSCLFIFQGFCISELQCLDLKIDLPPQAGKTPVLYYNPIINHKPDSNNTARFKNKETENNHKLTRESNIKSENFDMQDIAKDFSSSIDKDHSNGRNRVMRDNANNYNKITETKIPIGNLEAFPYLSCLKNNVRFWERVYTEIDNHEAFLHDKRNLSRIYAILTLPSNKSQRTELVERHKAKYYKILYSISRKLHQPSYKWTSEELRVAKLFKKNELTQKYLFDAMDNLRIQTGLKTQFEAGIQRSINYLPSVFPIVKQSGLPLELALLPHVESSYNSLAGSKVGAMGLWQIMPGTMKMFEGERAVNKRTDPVVSTKVAMKILKSDFDKIQNWPLTLTAYNHGVNGMLRAIDETGSRDLCKVITHYNSSSFQFASSNFYAQFLAAKKVSMQKYLLIAKRKKGESSLVLRNTLLSLNSGIAR; encoded by the coding sequence ATGTTTAGTAAAGATTTGCAATTTAATTTTAGCACAATAATTCATTCTTGTCTGTTTATTTTTCAAGGGTTTTGTATTTCAGAATTGCAGTGTTTAGATCTTAAAATCGATTTGCCTCCCCAAGCAGGAAAAACTCCAGTTCTTTATTATAATCCAATTATTAATCATAAACCAGATTCTAACAACACAGCTCGTTTTAAAAATAAAGAAACAGAAAATAATCATAAATTAACAAGAGAGAGTAATATAAAATCTGAAAATTTTGATATGCAAGATATTGCTAAAGATTTTTCTTCTTCCATTGATAAAGACCATTCTAATGGTCGTAATCGTGTCATGCGAGATAATGCAAACAATTATAATAAAATTACAGAAACTAAAATACCAATTGGAAACTTAGAGGCATTTCCATATTTAAGTTGTCTGAAAAATAATGTCAGGTTTTGGGAGAGAGTGTATACTGAAATTGATAATCACGAAGCATTTTTGCATGATAAAAGAAATTTATCTCGTATTTATGCAATATTGACTTTGCCAAGCAATAAATCCCAACGTACAGAATTGGTTGAAAGACACAAAGCAAAATATTACAAAATTTTATACAGTATATCGCGAAAACTTCATCAACCTTCTTACAAATGGACTTCTGAAGAGTTGCGTGTTGCAAAATTATTTAAAAAAAATGAATTAACGCAAAAATATTTATTTGATGCTATGGACAATTTGCGAATTCAAACAGGACTCAAAACACAATTTGAAGCGGGTATTCAACGTAGCATCAATTATCTGCCATCTGTTTTTCCTATCGTAAAGCAAAGTGGTTTGCCTTTAGAATTGGCTCTATTGCCGCATGTTGAGAGTAGTTACAATTCACTCGCTGGTTCAAAAGTTGGTGCAATGGGTTTGTGGCAAATTATGCCAGGTACTATGAAAATGTTTGAGGGAGAAAGAGCTGTTAACAAGAGAACAGATCCAGTCGTCTCTACAAAAGTTGCAATGAAAATTTTAAAAAGTGATTTTGATAAAATTCAAAATTGGCCACTAACATTAACAGCATATAATCATGGTGTTAACGGTATGTTGCGCGCAATCGATGAAACAGGTTCGCGCGATTTGTGTAAGGTGATAACGCATTACAACTCAAGCTCTTTTCAATTTGCTTCCAGTAACTTTTACGCGCAATTTTTAGCAGCAAAAAAAGTTTCTATGCAAAAGTATTTGCTGATTGCAAAAAGAAAAAAAGGAGAATCGAGTCTTGTTTTGCGTAATACTTTATTAAGTTTAAACAGTGGGATAGCAAGATGA
- a CDS encoding ATP-binding protein produces the protein MTELISYSALEEIKLQWLAMIDTIEDPLVLIDTNYQIIRENKAYLKAIKARVPKINFHNLNGKKCYEVFANRSAPCQHCQVTTLNLKEKDAEWITSQLIENKTYSIRAHKMLSDTNPEATRFVIHYRDITVEDNLLKALSHTEKLAAIGKLAGGVAHEINSPLAAILAFSQVVLSEIEKNSPYRSDLEQIEIAAKKCKEIVENLLSFSRQENKITDQKSFHLLAEIQKTLKLAKGLLQKKHIKVIWNIYNENNDLIQGSPGQIGQVFLNLITNAIQAMKNGGIIEFRRFDEKNFICIEVADSGCGIDDKVINKIFEPFFTTKTVGEGTGLGLSITYSLVKQHGGEISVSSTSNEGSVFVVKFPIKKTT, from the coding sequence ATGACGGAATTGATCAGTTATTCCGCTCTCGAGGAAATTAAACTTCAATGGCTTGCTATGATCGACACCATTGAAGATCCTCTTGTTTTGATTGATACCAATTACCAAATTATTCGAGAAAACAAAGCCTATTTAAAAGCTATAAAAGCAAGAGTTCCTAAGATAAATTTTCATAATTTAAATGGCAAAAAATGTTACGAAGTTTTTGCAAATCGCAGTGCCCCCTGCCAACATTGTCAAGTCACAACTCTGAATTTAAAAGAAAAAGATGCTGAGTGGATAACCTCACAACTTATTGAAAATAAAACTTATTCAATAAGAGCCCATAAGATGCTCAGTGACACAAATCCAGAAGCAACTCGTTTTGTTATTCATTATCGTGATATTACTGTTGAAGATAATTTATTAAAAGCGCTTTCACACACCGAAAAACTAGCTGCAATTGGAAAATTAGCTGGAGGCGTTGCCCATGAAATCAACTCCCCTCTTGCAGCAATATTGGCATTTTCTCAAGTTGTATTATCAGAAATTGAAAAAAATTCTCCTTATCGTTCTGATCTTGAGCAAATTGAAATTGCCGCAAAAAAATGCAAAGAAATTGTAGAAAATTTATTAAGTTTTTCTAGGCAAGAAAATAAAATTACGGATCAAAAATCATTTCATTTGCTAGCAGAAATTCAAAAAACATTAAAACTTGCAAAAGGGTTATTGCAAAAAAAACACATTAAAGTTATTTGGAATATTTACAATGAAAATAATGACTTAATACAAGGGAGTCCAGGACAAATTGGCCAAGTTTTTTTAAATTTAATTACAAATGCAATTCAAGCGATGAAAAATGGCGGGATAATAGAATTTAGAAGATTTGATGAAAAAAACTTCATCTGTATAGAAGTTGCAGACTCTGGCTGTGGAATAGATGATAAAGTTATAAATAAAATATTTGAACCATTTTTTACAACTAAAACCGTTGGAGAAGGAACAGGATTAGGGCTTTCAATCACATATTCGCTTGTTAAACAGCATGGGGGAGAAATTTCTGTTTCTTCGACCTCAAATGAAGGAAGTGTTTTTGTTGTGAAATTTCCAATTAAAAAAACTACCTAA
- a CDS encoding polyprenyl synthetase family protein, translated as MTFLLPLETLKELIENDLLGEDTLSQASLQVINPINEINKAYHYPLKAGGKRIRPLLALLTAGALSGRQGIETARPSALSLEKIHTYSLVHDDLPCMDNDDLRRGMPTTHKIYGEAKALLVGDALLTEAFAAIAKTPLPPLQHKISLAHFITDLAEASGTKGMILGQWLDISLSGMHDLTWEQLEVIHKNKTGMLLGASLSLGFLAGLACYENSHIPCNWKMLHSNIKESGVLIGLSFQIIDDILDSTQTEQQLGKTAGKDLAQQKQTAVRLLGITKSRALAKTYTEHAISLLHDALNHCQQDNLALETSHYKNLLFDIINHLLLREY; from the coding sequence ATGACTTTTCTTTTACCGCTAGAAACATTAAAAGAACTTATAGAAAACGATCTTCTTGGTGAAGATACTCTTTCTCAAGCTTCTCTACAAGTTATTAATCCTATTAATGAAATCAATAAAGCCTACCATTACCCTCTTAAAGCTGGAGGCAAAAGAATTCGTCCTCTATTAGCGCTTTTAACAGCAGGAGCCCTATCTGGACGCCAGGGAATTGAAACAGCTCGCCCCTCTGCCCTATCTCTCGAAAAAATTCATACTTATTCTTTGGTACACGATGACCTCCCTTGTATGGATAACGACGACTTGCGCAGAGGAATGCCGACAACTCACAAGATTTATGGAGAAGCAAAAGCACTTCTTGTTGGGGATGCATTATTAACAGAAGCATTTGCAGCCATCGCAAAAACCCCATTACCCCCTTTGCAGCATAAAATATCACTTGCACACTTTATAACAGATTTGGCTGAAGCTTCTGGGACTAAAGGTATGATACTTGGGCAATGGCTGGATATATCTTTGAGTGGTATGCATGACCTAACCTGGGAACAACTTGAAGTTATTCATAAAAATAAAACTGGGATGCTACTTGGTGCTAGCCTTTCTTTAGGATTTTTGGCTGGTTTGGCATGTTATGAGAACAGCCATATTCCTTGTAATTGGAAAATGTTACACAGTAATATAAAAGAATCGGGTGTTTTAATTGGACTCTCCTTTCAAATCATCGACGACATTCTAGACAGCACCCAAACAGAGCAACAACTCGGAAAAACTGCAGGAAAAGACCTCGCTCAGCAAAAACAAACCGCGGTAAGACTATTAGGAATCACAAAATCCAGAGCACTTGCTAAAACTTATACGGAACATGCAATAAGTTTATTACATGATGCGCTCAACCATTGTCAGCAAGATAATTTAGCATTAGAAACTTCTCATTATAAAAACTTATTGTTTGATATTATTAATCATCTACTTTTGCGTGAATATTAA
- the rpmG gene encoding 50S ribosomal protein L33, with translation MRDIIKLICSGDGKVSCSGNNLYSTTKNKKASTKKLELKKYCKFCRKHTVHRESK, from the coding sequence ATGCGCGATATTATTAAACTTATTTGTAGTGGAGATGGCAAGGTTTCTTGCTCAGGTAATAACCTTTATTCAACCACAAAAAATAAAAAAGCGTCTACTAAAAAGCTTGAACTAAAAAAATACTGCAAATTTTGCCGTAAACATACTGTTCATAGGGAAAGCAAATAG
- a CDS encoding tetratricopeptide repeat protein, with the protein MKSKISFLYFILFLFLITSCLTPKKRPKKVTEPQTRAEVKDDVKDEVKDEVKSDVKNELSKSDVKIQESLNLIESVKVETNNKFNSLETQNKDHEIRLFELENAIKKLNAQTNDLSQDNFMTKKSIAILKNDINSLNEILITNKRDIDIIKRGLRSGVYDDFDLLEKKPPGSLGVTMLPDLNSGRDGYSEKANSLQSMNMQPITTMPNEKDGNPQQMLTSAEKKMKDAQYSEALNTLSLVKKNFPNFQDDGRVSILSSEAWLRLGQYNNVLQELQSFYQKNPNSPNLAHAKLLEGLSFEMLNSKAKAAQLYQEVISLSPQSMLAQNAREAMLRMRDSK; encoded by the coding sequence ATGAAAAGTAAGATTAGTTTTTTATATTTTATTTTATTTTTATTTTTAATTACCTCATGTTTAACACCTAAAAAAAGACCAAAAAAAGTAACAGAACCCCAAACTCGAGCTGAAGTCAAAGATGATGTTAAAGATGAAGTTAAAGACGAGGTTAAATCAGATGTTAAAAATGAACTCAGTAAATCAGATGTTAAAATTCAGGAAAGTCTTAATTTGATTGAAAGCGTTAAGGTAGAAACAAATAATAAATTTAATAGTCTTGAAACTCAAAACAAGGATCATGAAATACGACTTTTTGAATTAGAAAATGCAATAAAAAAATTAAACGCACAAACGAATGACCTAAGCCAAGACAATTTCATGACAAAAAAATCAATCGCCATCCTAAAAAACGACATCAATAGCTTAAATGAGATACTCATTACAAACAAAAGAGATATTGATATTATAAAAAGAGGTCTTCGTTCTGGCGTATATGATGACTTTGATTTACTAGAAAAAAAACCTCCAGGAAGCCTTGGGGTTACAATGCTTCCTGATTTAAATTCTGGTAGAGACGGCTATAGCGAAAAGGCAAATTCTTTGCAATCAATGAACATGCAACCCATAACAACAATGCCAAACGAAAAAGACGGGAACCCCCAACAAATGCTCACGAGCGCTGAAAAAAAGATGAAAGATGCCCAATATTCAGAAGCGCTTAATACTTTAAGTTTGGTCAAAAAGAATTTTCCAAACTTTCAAGACGATGGGAGAGTCTCTATTCTCTCTAGTGAAGCATGGCTAAGGCTTGGACAATACAATAATGTTCTCCAAGAACTCCAAAGTTTTTACCAAAAAAATCCCAATAGTCCAAACCTTGCACATGCAAAACTTTTAGAAGGACTTTCTTTTGAGATGTTGAATAGCAAGGCTAAAGCAGCACAACTCTACCAAGAAGTCATCTCTCTTTCGCCGCAAAGTATGCTTGCCCAAAACGCGCGCGAAGCCATGTTACGTATGAGAGATTCTAAATAG
- a CDS encoding leucyl aminopeptidase family protein, producing MNFFSGWFLAPNFTFKTYTTEDFNKIKSNTLPNHFSVYIVTEEFFLNNSATLISPFVIVGELKPKNLYPTDPSGKQFIFIAPKDEPKKIGFEKPGKAHIASHTGAILAHALQSLASKFDNSLNFTLSFSDDLKLLLEGEQHEFLIGLLQKSISNKVFKKSNKLNNILIGLQEPFFTQAILQRAYALSDAMCYTRTFVNMPANILNPETYEVFIRSLVKYECEQAENPNHIQIEIMNFNKLQQEECGLICAVGKGSQILPRLIKLSYCSNHNCAEISHVSLVGKGITFDSGGYDIKPPSGMKIMKKDMGGSAAALGVFLACARMQLPLKLTCWLPLAENMISGNAMRPGDVYKAKNGLQVEIDNTDAEGRLILADTLCLACDEKPNWLIDFATLTGAARVSLGTMIDSLFGNDQSTTQLLFQSGIETGDWVWPMPLPTEYESYLESSISDLQNSGSSGFAGSITAALFLKKFITQTNWNHIDTYMWCDKPNGLWSEGGGASGKCVRLVTHAIASFISQAKNLQ from the coding sequence ATGAATTTTTTTTCTGGTTGGTTTTTAGCGCCAAACTTTACTTTTAAAACCTATACAACAGAAGATTTTAATAAAATTAAAAGTAACACGTTACCTAATCATTTTTCTGTTTATATCGTCACCGAGGAGTTTTTTTTAAATAATTCTGCAACACTTATTTCTCCATTCGTTATTGTTGGTGAACTAAAGCCAAAAAATTTATATCCAACGGATCCAAGTGGTAAGCAGTTTATTTTTATAGCACCTAAAGATGAGCCAAAAAAAATTGGTTTTGAAAAGCCAGGTAAAGCCCATATAGCCAGTCATACCGGAGCCATTTTGGCACACGCTTTGCAATCTTTGGCAAGTAAATTTGATAATTCTTTAAATTTTACTCTCTCTTTTTCTGATGATTTAAAACTTTTGCTAGAGGGTGAACAGCACGAGTTTCTAATTGGTTTATTACAAAAATCAATTTCTAACAAAGTTTTTAAAAAGTCTAACAAGTTAAATAATATTTTAATTGGTTTACAAGAGCCTTTTTTTACTCAGGCAATTTTGCAGCGAGCCTATGCTCTTAGCGATGCAATGTGTTATACAAGAACATTTGTAAATATGCCTGCTAATATTTTAAATCCAGAAACTTACGAAGTTTTTATTCGATCATTGGTTAAATATGAGTGTGAACAGGCAGAAAATCCAAACCATATTCAAATTGAAATTATGAATTTTAATAAATTGCAGCAAGAAGAATGCGGTTTAATTTGTGCAGTGGGCAAAGGAAGTCAAATTTTACCGCGTTTGATTAAGCTTTCTTATTGTTCAAATCATAATTGCGCTGAAATATCACATGTGAGTTTGGTTGGTAAGGGGATCACATTTGATTCGGGTGGATACGACATAAAACCACCTTCTGGTATGAAAATCATGAAAAAAGACATGGGCGGATCGGCTGCGGCATTGGGGGTTTTTTTAGCATGTGCGAGAATGCAGTTGCCATTAAAACTCACCTGTTGGCTACCGCTTGCTGAAAACATGATCTCTGGTAATGCAATGCGTCCAGGTGACGTGTACAAAGCAAAAAATGGGTTACAAGTTGAAATAGACAATACAGATGCCGAAGGGCGATTGATTTTGGCTGATACGCTTTGTTTGGCTTGCGATGAAAAACCCAATTGGCTTATCGATTTTGCAACCCTGACAGGCGCGGCTCGGGTGTCGCTCGGGACAATGATTGATTCTTTATTTGGCAACGATCAGTCTACGACGCAATTATTATTTCAGTCAGGTATCGAAACAGGAGATTGGGTTTGGCCAATGCCTTTACCTACAGAGTATGAATCTTATTTAGAGTCTAGTATTTCTGATTTGCAAAATAGTGGTTCGTCGGGATTTGCTGGATCTATTACCGCAGCTCTCTTTTTAAAAAAATTTATTACTCAAACAAATTGGAATCATATTGACACCTACATGTGGTGCGATAAACCCAACGGACTTTGGTCAGAGGGAGGGGGAGCTTCTGGTAAATGTGTCAGGTTAGTGACTCATGCCATTGCGTCTTTCATTTCACAAGCAAAGAATTTACAATAA